The following DNA comes from Dehalococcoidales bacterium.
ACCCCGGTTACCTCGTCCGGTAATTCCAAGTGCTGTAGCGAGGTCGCTAAAGCGTTTCTTGCGGGAAGGATAAAGCCAGGCAAATACCGGACAGAGCATGAACGCATTGGCACGACCATGAGCGATGTGGAAGACGGCACCGATATCATGGGCAGGTACATGGACTGCTCCCAGTCTGCCATTGCTGAAAGCCATACCTGCCTGAAGCGATGCCGTATGCATCTTATCGCGGGCTTCCATATCTTTACCATTGTTATAGGCTTTCGGTAGCCATTCCCAGATATCTTTGGCTGCCCCCAGCGCCAAAGCATCTACTATCTGTGATGGTTCAATGAGTATGTAGCATTCAATAGCATGAATCAGGGCATCGAAGCCGGTATTAGCCGTTACCACCGGTGGCATTGTGACCGTCAGATCAGGGTCGACGATAGCTACATCGGGTATTATCTGCGGCGACATAAGTCCGGCTTTGTTAGGGGGTGTTACATCGTGGTCAGTAATGACGGCAGAGCTGGTCACCTCCGAACCGGTGCCGCTGCTGGTAGTGATGGCCACAAATATTGCTTTCTTGCGTAGCTCACGATTCCGGAACTCACGCGCGAAATCATTAAATGGCAGGGTGGCCAAATCAGGGTGCTCATAGAGGACCCAGGCTACTTTGCCAACATCCATGGAAGAACCGCCGCCAAGCCCAACGATAATA
Coding sequences within:
- a CDS encoding iron-containing alcohol dehydrogenase, which translates into the protein MAYRTFVVPRHIYSGPGSLESLATVQGKRAFIVTDTIIRNLGILDRVTKILHTNNIETQVFDQVEAEPSKDTAWNAFSSVRDFKPDIIVGLGGGSSMDVGKVAWVLYEHPDLATLPFNDFAREFRNRELRKKAIFVAITTSSGTGSEVTSSAVITDHDVTPPNKAGLMSPQIIPDVAIVDPDLTVTMPPVVTANTGFDALIHAIECYILIEPSQIVDALALGAAKDIWEWLPKAYNNGKDMEARDKMHTASLQAGMAFSNGRLGAVHVPAHDIGAVFHIAHGRANAFMLCPVFAWLYPSRKKRFSDLATALGITGRGNRGKTENLLAGLDQLKQSVGIELAIKDAGIDSAHFQAELDPIVDFYMARIGNNIANLPPDRRQAVGFPASADEMKQLFMHAWNGTRVELK